Proteins from one Mesoplasma sp. JKS002658 genomic window:
- a CDS encoding RpiB/LacA/LacB family sugar-phosphate isomerase yields the protein MKPRIYISNDHTGVEMKQAIVKYLTSLDYQVTDLGNVDGKSCSYASKGLELGEKIAGDKDCLGVALCGTGIGISIAANKVKGVRAGLVSELETAQLIREHNDCNVIAMGARMIAVDKALKLVDAFLKSEFAHGRHEERVKTINEYHG from the coding sequence ATGAAACCAAGAATTTATATTAGTAATGACCATACTGGGGTAGAAATGAAACAGGCAATTGTCAAATATTTAACCAGTCTTGATTATCAAGTAACTGATTTAGGAAATGTTGATGGAAAATCTTGCAGTTATGCTAGCAAAGGTTTGGAATTGGGAGAAAAGATTGCTGGTGATAAAGACTGTTTAGGAGTTGCTTTGTGTGGTACGGGAATTGGCATTTCAATTGCGGCAAACAAAGTTAAAGGAGTTAGAGCAGGATTAGTTTCTGAATTAGAGACTGCCCAGTTGATTCGTGAGCACAACGATTGTAATGTGATTGCGATGGGGGCAAGAATGATCGCTGTTGATAAGGCTTTAAAACTAGTTGACGCCTTTTTAAAGAGTGAATTTGCTCATGGTCGTCACGAAGAAAGGGTAAAAACAATTAATGAATACCATGGATAA
- the glyA gene encoding serine hydroxymethyltransferase translates to MNTMDKRIQRALNKELNRQQTHIELIASENYVSEAVLTANGSIFTNKYAEGYPHKRYYGGCAYIDEVESLGIELAKEIFGCDHANLQPHSGSQANQAVYQALLNPGDKVLAMDLNAGGHLTHGSKVNFSGKTYHFAFYGVDQKTEMLDYDLIARQAREFQPKLIVTGASAYSRKIDFAKFKEIADEVGAKLMVDMAHIAGLVATGMHQNPVPYADVVTTTTHKTLRGARGGMILCKQEYAKKIDSAVFPGTQGGPLENLIAGKVQALCEVQTPEFKLYGQQIVKNAQALAQALEQNGIKLLTNGTDNHLINFDVKKTFNLTGREAEKILESIGIVTNKELLPFDKETPYNTSGLRIGTPAMTTRGFKEPEFIAVGEIIAQALKNPDSANLTTLHQQVEGLCAQFLIYPNLKY, encoded by the coding sequence ATGAATACCATGGATAAGCGCATCCAGAGAGCTTTAAACAAAGAATTAAATCGTCAACAAACTCACATTGAATTAATTGCTTCAGAAAACTATGTTTCAGAGGCGGTCTTAACTGCCAATGGTTCGATTTTTACCAATAAGTATGCTGAAGGATATCCTCATAAACGTTATTATGGAGGTTGTGCCTATATTGATGAAGTTGAAAGTTTAGGTATTGAATTAGCAAAAGAAATTTTTGGTTGTGATCACGCCAACCTTCAACCCCACTCAGGATCGCAAGCAAACCAAGCGGTTTATCAAGCTTTATTAAATCCTGGTGATAAGGTGCTAGCAATGGATTTGAATGCTGGAGGGCATTTAACGCATGGTTCTAAAGTCAACTTTTCTGGAAAAACCTATCACTTTGCTTTTTATGGTGTTGATCAAAAAACTGAAATGTTAGATTATGATTTAATTGCTAGACAAGCTCGAGAATTTCAACCAAAATTGATTGTTACTGGAGCTAGTGCTTATTCTCGTAAAATTGATTTTGCTAAATTTAAAGAAATTGCTGATGAGGTTGGTGCGAAATTGATGGTGGATATGGCTCACATTGCTGGATTGGTGGCTACAGGAATGCATCAAAATCCAGTACCTTATGCTGATGTAGTTACAACCACAACCCACAAAACGCTTCGTGGAGCTAGGGGGGGGATGATTTTGTGTAAACAAGAGTATGCTAAAAAGATTGATTCTGCAGTTTTTCCTGGAACTCAAGGTGGCCCTTTAGAAAACTTAATTGCAGGAAAAGTCCAAGCATTATGCGAAGTTCAAACTCCAGAGTTCAAACTTTATGGCCAACAAATTGTTAAAAATGCTCAAGCACTTGCTCAAGCACTTGAGCAAAACGGAATTAAGTTATTAACTAACGGAACAGATAATCACTTGATTAATTTTGATGTTAAAAAAACCTTTAATTTAACTGGAAGAGAAGCTGAAAAGATTTTAGAAAGTATTGGCATTGTCACAAATAAAGAATTACTTCCCTTTGACAAAGAAACTCCTTATAATACTTCAGGATTAAGAATCGGAACTCCAGCAATGACTACTCGCGGTTTTAAAGAACCAGAATTTATTGCTGTGGGAGAAATCATTGCTCAGGCTTTGAAGAATCCTGATTCTGCTAATTTAACTACCTTACATCAACAAGTAGAAGGGCTTTGTGCTCAGTTCTTGATTTATCCCAATTTAAAATATTAG
- the upp gene encoding uracil phosphoribosyltransferase, with amino-acid sequence MSVFELKHPLIIDKLTRMRRKETTSKDFRENLNEIAGLMVYEVFRDLPLSEQTIQTPLVETTGYVIKTPVVLVPIIRAGLGMVEGIQQLVPTSRVAHIGLYRDEVTKQPVQYYAKPTPDVNRSYVLVVDPMLATGGSANKALMIAKEWGAKTIKFICLVAAPQGIESLQTAHPDVDIYVASIDQSLNDEGYIIPGLGDAGDRIFGTK; translated from the coding sequence ATGTCTGTCTTTGAACTAAAACATCCTTTGATTATTGACAAGTTGACCAGAATGCGTCGCAAAGAAACTACGAGTAAAGATTTTCGTGAAAATCTCAATGAGATTGCTGGATTAATGGTTTATGAAGTATTTCGTGATTTACCTTTAAGTGAACAAACCATTCAAACTCCCTTGGTTGAGACAACTGGTTATGTAATTAAAACTCCTGTGGTACTAGTCCCAATTATTCGAGCTGGATTAGGAATGGTCGAAGGAATTCAACAATTAGTACCCACAAGCCGGGTAGCACATATTGGTTTGTATCGTGATGAGGTTACTAAACAACCAGTGCAATACTATGCTAAACCTACTCCTGATGTTAATCGATCATATGTTTTGGTGGTTGACCCGATGTTAGCAACTGGTGGTTCTGCTAATAAAGCACTAATGATTGCTAAAGAGTGAGGAGCAAAAACGATTAAGTTTATTTGTTTGGTAGCAGCGCCTCAAGGGATTGAGTCGTTGCAAACTGCTCATCCTGATGTTGACATTTATGTAGCAAGTATTGATCAAAGTTTAAATGATGAGGGTTATATTATTCCTGGATTAGGGGATGCTGGTGACCGAATTTTTGGTACTAA